In one Tripterygium wilfordii isolate XIE 37 chromosome 22, ASM1340144v1, whole genome shotgun sequence genomic region, the following are encoded:
- the LOC119992317 gene encoding uncharacterized protein LOC119992317 → MPTLKHPRSPKSPEMLERALSTRLRGPSPHSDDTDIEAAEENAAVDESKTKRQHISLLASNYLSRVGHLWPGPCLVLCLLVLLLLITSLHFQSRGLVCSSSYDRSRVGFFGLDGLDSDFGVLGVPWCRSKHGKTVEWTSKDLQKGLEEFVPIYETRPIKNNLYGMGFDHSFGLWFIARWLKPDLMIESGAFKGHSTWVLRQAMPDKPIISLSPRHPEKYLKKGPAYVDGNCTYFAGKNFLDFRSVDWKSVMKKHGITDLSRVLIFFDDHQNELKRIKQALKAGFRHLVFEDNYDTGTGDHYSLRQICDQLYIRGGGHSCFKDSDEARIRSKRKKFWEKAVDIDELCGPGEAWWGVRGYMRDDFNHSNQPISYAEHFQNSRFLESILDVYWELPPVAGPSLTHQTRYDPARAFTPIVEDGWYGLFQKLGLGRLDRSVFNGYTQMVYLQISEEQ, encoded by the exons ATGCCCACCCTGAAACATCCGCGCAGTCCCAAATCTCCAGAAATGCTCGAGCGCGCCCTCTCTACGCGACTCCGCGGTCCGTCTCCTCACTCCGATGACACCGATATTGAAGCTGCCGAAGAGAACGCTGCCGTCGATGAATCCAAGACCAAGAGGCAACATATCTCGCTCTTGGCCTCCAATTACCTGTCCCGCGTCGGCCACCTTTGGCCTGGTCCCTGTCTCGTCCTCTGCCTTCTAGTCCTTCTTCTCTTAATCACTTCGTTGCACTTTCAGTCTCGCGGTCTCGTCTGTTCGTCCTCGTACGACAGGTCTCGCGTTGGGTTTTTTGGGCTCGATGGGCTCGATTCGGACTTCGGAGTGCTTGGAGTGCCCTGGT GCAGatcgaaacatggaaaaacagTTGAATGGACATCAAAAGATTTGCAGAAgggtttggaggagtttgtcCCAATTTATGAAACACGGCCAATAAAAAATAACCTGTATGGGATGGGTTTTGATCACAGCTTTGGGCTTTGGTTTATTGCTCGATGGCTGAAGCCTGATCTGATGATTGAGAGTGGTGCATTCAAAGGGCATTCGACTTGGGTCTTGCGGCAGGCTATGCCAGACAAACCAATTATATCCCTTTCACCTCGGCATCCTGAGAAATATTTGAAGAAGGGACCTGCTTATGTTGATGGAAATTGTACATACTTTGCTGGAAAGAATTTTCTTGATTTTCGGAGTGTTGATTGGAAGAGTGTGATGAAGAAACATGGCATTACTGATCTTAGTCGagttcttattttctttgatgACCATCAGAACGAATTGAAAAG AATTAAACAAGCATTGAAGGCTGGGTTTCGGCATCTTGTTTTTGAGGATAACTATGATACTGGAACTGGGGATCACTATTCCTTGAGGCAGATATGTGATCAATTATATATAAGAG GAGGTGGACATAGCTGCTTTAAAGATAGTGATGAAGCCAGAATCAGATCGAAAAGGAAGAAATTTTGGGAGAAGGCGGTGGATATAGATGAACTGTGTGGACCAGGTGAAGCGTGGTGGGGTGTTAGAGGGTATATGAGGGACGACTTTAACCATAGCAATCAGCCAATTTCCTATGCGGAACATTTCCAGAACAGTCGGTTCCTTGAATCAATACTTGATGTTTATTGGGAGCTTCCTCCAGTTGCTGGTCCTTCTCTCACTCATCAGACACGTTACGATCCTGCTCGTGCTTTTACTCCGATTGTTGAAGATGGCTGGTATGGCCTATTCCAGAAGCTTGGTCTAGGCAGGCTTGATCGTTCAGTTTTTAATGGATATACACAGATGGTATATCTTCAAATTTCTGAAGAACAATAG
- the LOC119992182 gene encoding transcription factor bHLH68-like isoform X2, which yields MMAGNPSWWSMYPPQYVVGSATSLPLNFLADNQDPPHQSWSQLLLGGLLGRGGEERFGLSHFEPKRLENCEEQILNYHPSSRVVPVDHGHVKQEISQNSNFYSHGDEEFQATRPAAWSQQLMPVVSSPISCVTSLGSTTNNNILDFSYNKANRQPAADQSYECNRSTTGGVCKKARVHASSSQPPLKVRKEKLGDRITALHQLVSPFGKTDTASVLLEAIGYVRFLEGQIEALSSPYLGTASSSNIRNQHFDGSEDEPRDLRSRGLCLVPVSFTQHVGTENGADCWAPATGGGF from the exons ATGATGGCTGGAAACCCTAGTTGGTGGAGCATGTATCCTCCTCAATATGTTGTTGGATCAGCAACTTCACTCCCTTTGAATTTTTTGGCTGATAACCAAGACCCTCCTCATCAGTCATGGAGCCAACTACTACT GGGAGGATTGTTGGGCCGTGGCGGCGAAGAAAGATTTGGTCTGAGTCATTTTGAGCCAAAAAGGTTGGAGAATTGTGAAGAACAAATCTTGAATTATCATCCATCTTCAAGGGTGGTTCCTGTTGATCATGGTCATGTAAAACAGGAGATTTCCCAAAATAGTAACTTTTACAGTCATGGAGATGAAGAATTTCAAGCAACTAGACCTGCAGCTTGGTCACAACAACTCATGCCAGTAGTCTCTTCTCCTATATCATGTGTTACAAGTTTGGGTAGTACTACTAATAATAATATCTTGGATTTCTCTTATAACAAGGCAAACAGGCAACCTGCAGCAGATCAGTCATATGAG TGTAATCGCTCAACAACTGGTGGGGTGTGCAAGAAAGCTAGGGTTCATGCCTCTTCAAGCCAACCTCCTCTAAAG GTGAGGAAGGAGAAATTAGGAGATAGAATAACAGCTCTTCACCAGCTTGTTTCCCCATTTGGAAAG ACTGACACTGCTTCTGTCCTGTTAGAAGCTATTGGTTATGTTAGATTCCTTGAGGGTCAAATTGAG GCCCTTAGCTCCCCTTACTTGGGCACTGCATCATCTTCCAACATCAGGAACCAACATTTT GATGGTAGTGAAGATGAACCAAGAGACCTAAGGAGTAGAGGGTTATGCCTGGTTCCTGTGTCTTTCACTCAGCATGTTGGGACTGAAAATGGTGCCGATTGTTGGGCTCCGGCCACCGGCGGAGGGTTTTGA
- the LOC119991820 gene encoding uncharacterized protein LOC119991820: protein MACGWVGAWLLSDGPLVLSRCYGLRNIMISCRKLQKLALANCANLSSISKLNGSDSFSFRYSGPIDMIPILNSENNKFHGRFDLCSTVIHQSAGWFLRLRHKLSSFNCKKSLYVTLNPHQDKICFDLKEIGEIPLPSPLELEDLTLMRLEKSSLDYSALLDGFLWCCHPKKISVQSQFESIGKHIELLLEELMAKEIQSSCCSSSDIKCWRHYLEDITLESKKGSKNFSYRLTWRST from the exons atggcctgtggatgggttggggcttggttattgagtgatggtcctcttgttCTATCAAGGTGCTATGGGCTGAGGAATATCATGATCTCGTGCCGTAAACTGCAGAAGTTGGCTTTGGCTAACTGTGCAAATCTTTCATCAATATCAAAACTTAATGGCTCAGATTCTTTTTCATTTAGATACTCTGGACCGATAGATATGATTCCTATCTTGAATTCAGAGAATAACAAATTTCATGGGCGGTTTGATTTGTGCAGCACAGTCATTCATCAAAGTGCTGGATGGTTCCTTCGATTGAGGCATAAACTCAGCAGCTTCAATTGTAAGAAGTCTTTGTATGTCACCCTTAATCCTCATCAGGACAAG ATCTGTTTTGATCTCAAAGAAATTGGAGAAATCCCACTTCCCTCGCCATTGGAACTCGAGGATTTGACACTGATGCGTTTAGAGAAATCATCACTGGATTATTCAGCACTCCTAGATGGGTTTCTTTGGTGTTGTCATCCGAAGAAAATATCAGTTCAATCACAATTTGAGTCAATTGGCAAACATATAGAG TTACTTCTTGAGGAGTTGATGGCCAAAGAGATTCAATCATCTTGCTGCAGTTCCAGCGACATCAAGTGTTGGCGACATTATTTAGAAGACATAACTCTTGAAAGCAAGAAAGGCAGCAAGAATTTTAGTTATAGATTGACTTGGCGCTCTACATAG
- the LOC119992159 gene encoding uncharacterized protein LOC119992159, which produces MEETDHVHSPLKLLKELSAGATGQELDARTLQGLQVAQARKGYFLCTFIVPDLTSDENGNWHGGAIATLIEVVGAAAVNSLAGHFNLTVDFSVSYYSTVKIHEQVEIEAKIAGNKGKLTAVVVEVRRQDSRELVALVNNG; this is translated from the exons ATGGAAGAGACAGACCATGTTCATAGTcccctcaaattgctcaaagaactATCAGCGGGAGCAACAGGTCAGGAGCTCGACGCCCGAACTCTTCAAGGTCTTCAGGTCGCACAGGCTCGCAAGGGCTATTTTCTCTGTACTTTCATCGTACCCGATCTCACATCT GATGAGAATGGAAACTGGCACGGCGGAGCTATAGCTACCTTAATCGAGGTTGTTGGTGCCGCTGCCGTGAACTCCTTAGCAGGCCACTTCAACTTAACCGTTGATTTCAGTGTTTCGTATTATTCGACGGTCAAGATTCAT GAACAAGTAGAGATAGAGGCAAAGATTGCAGGGAACAAAGGGAAGCTGACTGCAGTGGTGGTGGAGGTTAGAAGACAAGATAGCAGAGAGCTTGTTGCTTTGGTAAACAATGGATGA
- the LOC119992182 gene encoding transcription factor bHLH68-like isoform X3 has protein sequence MMAGNPSWWSMYPPQYVVGSATSLPLNFLADNQDPPHQSWSQLLLGGLLGRGGEERFGLSHFEPKRLENCEEQILNYHPSSRVVPVDHGHVKQEISQNSNFYSHGDEEFQATRPAAWSQQLMPANRQPAADQSYEQCNRSTTGGVCKKARVHASSSQPPLKVRKEKLGDRITALHQLVSPFGKTDTASVLLEAIGYVRFLEGQIEALSSPYLGTASSSNIRNQHFDGSEDEPRDLRSRGLCLVPVSFTQHVGTENGADCWAPATGGGF, from the exons ATGATGGCTGGAAACCCTAGTTGGTGGAGCATGTATCCTCCTCAATATGTTGTTGGATCAGCAACTTCACTCCCTTTGAATTTTTTGGCTGATAACCAAGACCCTCCTCATCAGTCATGGAGCCAACTACTACT GGGAGGATTGTTGGGCCGTGGCGGCGAAGAAAGATTTGGTCTGAGTCATTTTGAGCCAAAAAGGTTGGAGAATTGTGAAGAACAAATCTTGAATTATCATCCATCTTCAAGGGTGGTTCCTGTTGATCATGGTCATGTAAAACAGGAGATTTCCCAAAATAGTAACTTTTACAGTCATGGAGATGAAGAATTTCAAGCAACTAGACCTGCAGCTTGGTCACAACAACTCATGCCA GCAAACAGGCAACCTGCAGCAGATCAGTCATATGAG CAGTGTAATCGCTCAACAACTGGTGGGGTGTGCAAGAAAGCTAGGGTTCATGCCTCTTCAAGCCAACCTCCTCTAAAG GTGAGGAAGGAGAAATTAGGAGATAGAATAACAGCTCTTCACCAGCTTGTTTCCCCATTTGGAAAG ACTGACACTGCTTCTGTCCTGTTAGAAGCTATTGGTTATGTTAGATTCCTTGAGGGTCAAATTGAG GCCCTTAGCTCCCCTTACTTGGGCACTGCATCATCTTCCAACATCAGGAACCAACATTTT GATGGTAGTGAAGATGAACCAAGAGACCTAAGGAGTAGAGGGTTATGCCTGGTTCCTGTGTCTTTCACTCAGCATGTTGGGACTGAAAATGGTGCCGATTGTTGGGCTCCGGCCACCGGCGGAGGGTTTTGA
- the LOC119992182 gene encoding transcription factor bHLH68-like isoform X1, translating into MMAGNPSWWSMYPPQYVVGSATSLPLNFLADNQDPPHQSWSQLLLGGLLGRGGEERFGLSHFEPKRLENCEEQILNYHPSSRVVPVDHGHVKQEISQNSNFYSHGDEEFQATRPAAWSQQLMPVVSSPISCVTSLGSTTNNNILDFSYNKANRQPAADQSYEQCNRSTTGGVCKKARVHASSSQPPLKVRKEKLGDRITALHQLVSPFGKTDTASVLLEAIGYVRFLEGQIEALSSPYLGTASSSNIRNQHFDGSEDEPRDLRSRGLCLVPVSFTQHVGTENGADCWAPATGGGF; encoded by the exons ATGATGGCTGGAAACCCTAGTTGGTGGAGCATGTATCCTCCTCAATATGTTGTTGGATCAGCAACTTCACTCCCTTTGAATTTTTTGGCTGATAACCAAGACCCTCCTCATCAGTCATGGAGCCAACTACTACT GGGAGGATTGTTGGGCCGTGGCGGCGAAGAAAGATTTGGTCTGAGTCATTTTGAGCCAAAAAGGTTGGAGAATTGTGAAGAACAAATCTTGAATTATCATCCATCTTCAAGGGTGGTTCCTGTTGATCATGGTCATGTAAAACAGGAGATTTCCCAAAATAGTAACTTTTACAGTCATGGAGATGAAGAATTTCAAGCAACTAGACCTGCAGCTTGGTCACAACAACTCATGCCAGTAGTCTCTTCTCCTATATCATGTGTTACAAGTTTGGGTAGTACTACTAATAATAATATCTTGGATTTCTCTTATAACAAGGCAAACAGGCAACCTGCAGCAGATCAGTCATATGAG CAGTGTAATCGCTCAACAACTGGTGGGGTGTGCAAGAAAGCTAGGGTTCATGCCTCTTCAAGCCAACCTCCTCTAAAG GTGAGGAAGGAGAAATTAGGAGATAGAATAACAGCTCTTCACCAGCTTGTTTCCCCATTTGGAAAG ACTGACACTGCTTCTGTCCTGTTAGAAGCTATTGGTTATGTTAGATTCCTTGAGGGTCAAATTGAG GCCCTTAGCTCCCCTTACTTGGGCACTGCATCATCTTCCAACATCAGGAACCAACATTTT GATGGTAGTGAAGATGAACCAAGAGACCTAAGGAGTAGAGGGTTATGCCTGGTTCCTGTGTCTTTCACTCAGCATGTTGGGACTGAAAATGGTGCCGATTGTTGGGCTCCGGCCACCGGCGGAGGGTTTTGA
- the LOC119991938 gene encoding uncharacterized protein LOC119991938, giving the protein MIESGAFKGHSTWVLRQAMPDTPIISLSPRHPEKYLKKGPAYIDGNCTYFAGKEFIDFGSVDWKSVMKKHGITDLTRVLIFFDDHQNELKRIKQALKAGFRHLVFEDNYLGSTDTPKMVACPCRTLLGHRHASDTCPSCVLFFLNFFEDGHDLDTSRTRQ; this is encoded by the exons ATGATTGAGAGTGGTGCATTCAAAGGGCATTCGACTTGGGTCTTGCGGCAGGCCATGCCAGACACACCAATTATATCCCTTTCACCTCGGCATCCTGAGAAATATCTGAAGAAGGGACCTGCTTATATCGATGGAAATTGTACATATTTTGCTGGAAAGGAATTTATTGATTTTGGGAGTGTTGATTGGAAGAGTGTGATGAAGAAACATGGCATTACTGATCTTACTCGagttcttattttctttgatgACCATCAGAACGAATTGAAAAG AATTAAGCAAGCATTGAAGGCTGGTTTTCGGCATCTTGTTTTTGAGGATAACTatctaggaagcacggacactccTAAAATGGTGGCGTGTCCGTGTCGGACACTTCTCGGACACCGACACGCCTCGGACACGTGTCCAAGCTGTGTCctgttttttcttaatttttttgaagaTGGACACGACTTGGACACTTCCCGGACACGGCAATAG
- the LOC119992076 gene encoding uncharacterized protein LOC119992076: MINYSHSVSPKEREMEDKDPVHISLKWLKHLAAGATGQEIEARTLQGLQVVQARKGYFLCTFVVPDRASDENGNWHAGAIATLIDVVGAAAVFSLAGHINVSVDFSVSFYSTVKIDEQVEIEAKIAGVQGKMTSVVVEVRRQNKGELVALGKQWMVSNFTVNVNQVSKL; this comes from the exons ATGATCAATTATAGTCACTCTGTAAGcccaaaagaaagagaaatggAAGACAAAGACCCTGTGCACATTTCCCTCAAATGGCTCAAACATCTAGCAGCGGGAGCAACAGGTCAGGAGATCGAGGCCCGGACTCTTCAAGGTCTTCAGGTCGTGCAGGCTCGCAAGGGCTATTTCCTCTGTACTTTCGTCGTACCCGATCGCGCATCT GATGAGAATGGAAACTGGCACGCCGGAGCTATAGCTACGTTAATCGACGTTGTTGGTGCCGCTGCCGTGTTCTCCTTAGCAGGCCACATCAACGTATCCGTTGACTTCAGCGTTTCGTTTTATTCAACAGTCAAGATTGAT GAACAAGTAGAGATAGAGGCAAAGATTGCAGGGGTCCAAGGGAAGATGACTTCAGTGGTGGTGGAGGTTAGAAGACAAAACAAAGGAGAGCTAGTTGCTTTGGGTAAACAATGGATGGTCTCAAATTTTACTGTAAATGTAAATCAAGTGAGCAAACTATGA
- the LOC119992182 gene encoding transcription factor bHLH68-like isoform X4, giving the protein MMAGNPSWWSMYPPQYVVGSATSLPLNFLADNQDPPHQSWSQLLLGGLLGRGGEERFGLSHFEPKRLENCEEQILNYHPSSRVVPVDHGHVKQEISQNSNFYSHGDEEFQATRPAAWSQQLMPANRQPAADQSYECNRSTTGGVCKKARVHASSSQPPLKVRKEKLGDRITALHQLVSPFGKTDTASVLLEAIGYVRFLEGQIEALSSPYLGTASSSNIRNQHFDGSEDEPRDLRSRGLCLVPVSFTQHVGTENGADCWAPATGGGF; this is encoded by the exons ATGATGGCTGGAAACCCTAGTTGGTGGAGCATGTATCCTCCTCAATATGTTGTTGGATCAGCAACTTCACTCCCTTTGAATTTTTTGGCTGATAACCAAGACCCTCCTCATCAGTCATGGAGCCAACTACTACT GGGAGGATTGTTGGGCCGTGGCGGCGAAGAAAGATTTGGTCTGAGTCATTTTGAGCCAAAAAGGTTGGAGAATTGTGAAGAACAAATCTTGAATTATCATCCATCTTCAAGGGTGGTTCCTGTTGATCATGGTCATGTAAAACAGGAGATTTCCCAAAATAGTAACTTTTACAGTCATGGAGATGAAGAATTTCAAGCAACTAGACCTGCAGCTTGGTCACAACAACTCATGCCA GCAAACAGGCAACCTGCAGCAGATCAGTCATATGAG TGTAATCGCTCAACAACTGGTGGGGTGTGCAAGAAAGCTAGGGTTCATGCCTCTTCAAGCCAACCTCCTCTAAAG GTGAGGAAGGAGAAATTAGGAGATAGAATAACAGCTCTTCACCAGCTTGTTTCCCCATTTGGAAAG ACTGACACTGCTTCTGTCCTGTTAGAAGCTATTGGTTATGTTAGATTCCTTGAGGGTCAAATTGAG GCCCTTAGCTCCCCTTACTTGGGCACTGCATCATCTTCCAACATCAGGAACCAACATTTT GATGGTAGTGAAGATGAACCAAGAGACCTAAGGAGTAGAGGGTTATGCCTGGTTCCTGTGTCTTTCACTCAGCATGTTGGGACTGAAAATGGTGCCGATTGTTGGGCTCCGGCCACCGGCGGAGGGTTTTGA